The sequence below is a genomic window from Candidatus Latescibacter sp..
CCAACTCGACTGGCATAATCCCGATTACTTCCCCCGGGGAAGAACCGGGCAGGACTATACCGGAAGGCCTGAAAGCGGCGACTGGTACAAATACCTCGACTACATGGACGGCCAGCTCCGGGAGATCTGCACCAATTACGGGAAGATCGGAGGCATCTGGTTCGACGGCATGTGGGACAAACCAGAGGCGGACTGGCGGCTCGGAAAAACATTCAGGATGATTCACCAGCTTCAGCCGCAGGCCATGATCGGCAACAACCATCACCGTGCGCCCTATCCCGGGGAGGATTTCCAGATGTTCGAGAAAGGTCTTCCCGGTCAGGATCCGTTCAGCCGGGACAAGAGCGTTTCCGCGCTTCCCCTTGAGACCTGCGAGACCATGAACAATTCCTGGGGATACAACAAGAGCGACAAGAATTTCAAGAGCACACAAGACCTGGTACAGTACCTGGTCAAGGCCGCCGGTAACAACGCCAATTTCCTCCTCAATGTCGGCCCCATGCCGGACGGTACTATTCAGCCCGAATTTAAAAAGCATCTTGCTGAAATGGGCGCATGGCTGAGGACAAATGGCAACTCCGTTTACGGCACCCGCGGCGGCCCCGTTCCGCCGCAGTCCTGGGGGGTCACAACCCAGAAAGCGGGAACCGTGTATCTCCACATACTCTCCGCTTCGGAAAAGGCGGTGGCGGTGCCGGATTTCGGGAAGAAGATAAGGAGCGCCGCGCTGCTGAACGGTACGAAAGTGGAATTCGCTTCGACCGGGCTGGGGACGATTTTTCGTCTTCCCAAAACCGGGAGGGACCCGTTCGATACGGTGGTGGCGCTTGATGTGCAGTAAAAAATATCCGTGCGGATACAGGTGCAGGCAGATCCTGAAACGGTTTTATCGTTCCCGTGAAGCGGCAACAAGTTCAGGATGACACGCGTCATGCCGAACTTGTTTCGGCATCTATAGATGAATGTATATCACTATCGGAAGGAAATAATCATGAAGAAGTGTTTCGCAATCCTTGTCGCTGTCTCGGCAGCATTCCTCACCGTTCAGAATTCCTCCGCCGACCGTGCAGCCGATGCTTACATGAAAGCTGTCGAGCAGGGAGATGTTTCCGCCGCCTACAAGGCTCAGTCCTACCTGGAGCCGCCCTACTGCTATGACCTGAACCGCTGGCACGGGGTGAAATTCGTGAAGGCGGTCAACGGCCGTGTGGTGCTGCCTTCTTTCCCGTTCCTCTACCAGGACATGACCCATCTCAAGGTCCGCAAGCTGTATGTGCGCGCAGGGCTGGAAGAGATGATCAAAGGCTCGAAGACAGACCTCGATCTTATCGTCCGGATTTCCGACTGGGCGAACAAGCAGTGGGGACATACCCAGCCTCTTCCGTACCCGACCTGGGACGCCCATGAGATTCTCGACCGGGTGGAAAAGGGCGACGCCTTCTGGTGTACTTTCAAAGCCGACCTGTTTGTCCAGGCCTGCAATGCGGCGGGGCTTACCGCCCGCATCCTTGGGATCAATCCTTTCAATGAGGCCGCGCACACGGTGGCCGAGGTCTACAACAACGACCTCCGCAAATGGATGCTCGTGGACGCCTGGATAAACTGCTGGTTCGAAAAGGACGGAGTCCCCCTGAGCGCCCTCGAAGTGCATAAGGCGCGGGGGAAGCTCGATGGCGTCTACATGCACTTCGGCGCGAACGGACGCGGCACCGAGTACTGGGATGTCAAGGCCGGCAAGGCGGGCGCCCTCAAGTACGTAAACGCCCGCATTCCCGCTTCGGAAGACCCCAACAAAGGGTTGCTCAACATGTATGATGATTACCGGATCGTCATGCGCAACGACCAGACCGTGCATCCCCAGTCCAAGGAAGTGATCATGGTGGACGGTTTCATCGTGCCCTACAATTCACGCGGCGGCGAGTGGTGGGGTCCGCAGCTTCACTGGGTGGACGAGTTTACCCCTCTCCAGATCACCTGCGCCAACTCAGGAGAGGTTTCTGATTTCCAGTGGCCGCTGAACGAGGTCAAAGTCGACCTGATGAAAACATCCGTGCCGGGCGCGCCCTGCGTCCTCAAGGCGACATCTGCCACCAATACCCCGAACTTCGACCGCTACCTCCTTGAAGTTGACGGCAAAACTGTTCCCATCGACGGCGATGTCTATGTCTGGAAGCTTAACAAGGGTCTCAACTCTCTGAAAATCGCCTCGGTGAACGCTGTCGGCAGGAAAGGGTTTCCCAGCGAATTTGTCATCGAGTATGACCCGACAGCCGCCGACCACTCACGGCATGTAGATGTGGTATTGAAAAATCCCGGATTCGAGGATGCCGCCCCCTCGAAGGACAAAACGGTTCTGAAACCGGCGAACTGGGGAACCATCTTTTCA
It includes:
- a CDS encoding alpha-L-fucosidase, whose translation is MVTWNFRKKSRLEFKISLYHFRETRLFTTSENDYFYDGILMKSEERRGAMNCLGLLSGIAFIAFVAVSAVEAEEGDAGYKPSQSNLEARSWFQDAKFGLFVHWGVYSVLGKAEWVMNQDKIPISEYEKLPPQFNPVKFDPDEWCRMVKDAGMKYITITSKHHDGFAMFGSKVSDYNIVDRTPYKKDVLRMLADACERNGIKLFFYHSQLDWHNPDYFPRGRTGQDYTGRPESGDWYKYLDYMDGQLREICTNYGKIGGIWFDGMWDKPEADWRLGKTFRMIHQLQPQAMIGNNHHRAPYPGEDFQMFEKGLPGQDPFSRDKSVSALPLETCETMNNSWGYNKSDKNFKSTQDLVQYLVKAAGNNANFLLNVGPMPDGTIQPEFKKHLAEMGAWLRTNGNSVYGTRGGPVPPQSWGVTTQKAGTVYLHILSASEKAVAVPDFGKKIRSAALLNGTKVEFASTGLGTIFRLPKTGRDPFDTVVALDVQ
- a CDS encoding transglutaminase-like domain-containing protein; translated protein: MKKCFAILVAVSAAFLTVQNSSADRAADAYMKAVEQGDVSAAYKAQSYLEPPYCYDLNRWHGVKFVKAVNGRVVLPSFPFLYQDMTHLKVRKLYVRAGLEEMIKGSKTDLDLIVRISDWANKQWGHTQPLPYPTWDAHEILDRVEKGDAFWCTFKADLFVQACNAAGLTARILGINPFNEAAHTVAEVYNNDLRKWMLVDAWINCWFEKDGVPLSALEVHKARGKLDGVYMHFGANGRGTEYWDVKAGKAGALKYVNARIPASEDPNKGLLNMYDDYRIVMRNDQTVHPQSKEVIMVDGFIVPYNSRGGEWWGPQLHWVDEFTPLQITCANSGEVSDFQWPLNEVKVDLMKTSVPGAPCVLKATSATNTPNFDRYLLEVDGKTVPIDGDVYVWKLNKGLNSLKIASVNAVGRKGFPSEFVIEYDPTAADHSRHVDVVLKNPGFEDAAPSKDKTVLKPANWGTIFSNPFQCEEFALDDKVKHSGKYSLRAVPKKDPQTGVEYAFIVKSDNFQVNAATDVIYSIWLRAAADNTPVDIALLESEYKGQGTYHQRVMVGREWRKYDLPCRLHNWINQVYVGFKVYTGTVWGDDAQIVEVKR